The Desulfuromonas versatilis genome has a segment encoding these proteins:
- a CDS encoding ribosomal protein L7/L12 translates to MSSVRPPQPLPAEVAAALDRGDKIEAIKLLRETRAISLSEAKRLADAYLTGSACGARSAGEPLPAEVLAALQGGRKIEAIRLLRETRGIGLKQAKQLVEAQQGPLPSGAGKRSWKSFLTTLAVVAAFGWALATSVDAISSLIVLANLGGYRAETFTIGELRHDLLDEGGLLWGFTGRIAGRDERLYAPDLAEAKKLGFRGLKRLYPPGTEVPAWYNPQVTATLFQGRTLRVIPHTPDLKDSELKRFGRWVVNGLLPFLLVLFLTRRRDRSP, encoded by the coding sequence ATGAGCTCTGTCCGACCCCCACAACCGCTTCCGGCCGAAGTGGCCGCAGCCCTGGACCGGGGCGATAAGATCGAGGCGATCAAGCTGCTGCGCGAAACCCGCGCCATCAGCCTGAGCGAGGCCAAGCGACTGGCCGATGCCTACCTGACCGGCAGCGCCTGCGGCGCCCGGTCCGCGGGCGAACCATTGCCGGCCGAGGTGCTGGCCGCCCTGCAGGGCGGGCGCAAGATCGAGGCGATCCGGCTGCTGCGCGAAACCCGCGGGATCGGCCTGAAGCAGGCCAAGCAGTTGGTCGAGGCCCAGCAGGGCCCCCTCCCCTCCGGCGCCGGGAAGCGTTCCTGGAAAAGTTTCCTGACAACTCTGGCCGTGGTGGCCGCCTTCGGCTGGGCCCTGGCCACCAGCGTCGATGCCATCAGCAGCCTGATCGTGCTGGCCAATCTAGGCGGCTACCGGGCCGAAACCTTCACCATCGGCGAACTGCGCCACGACCTGCTCGACGAAGGGGGGCTGCTCTGGGGTTTTACCGGGCGCATCGCCGGGCGCGACGAGCGGCTCTACGCCCCCGACCTGGCCGAGGCGAAAAAACTCGGATTCAGGGGACTAAAGCGTCTCTACCCTCCCGGCACCGAGGTCCCGGCCTGGTACAATCCCCAAGTCACCGCCACCCTGTTTCAAGGGCGCACCCTGCGGGTCATCCCCCACACCCCCGACCTCAAGGACTCGGAATTGAAACGCTTCGGGCGGTGGGTGGTCAATGGTCTGCTGCCATTTCTGCTGGTGCTGTTTCTGACCCGGAGGCGCGACCGTTCCCCTTAG
- a CDS encoding metal-dependent hydrolase: MNKLTWYGHATLGLETGGHQLVIDPFFTGNPAASASAEQVSPDFILVSHGHGDHVGDALAIAQRTGALVISNHEIVTWLGKQGLKKVHGQHLGGGHRHPFGYLKLTLALHGSMLPDGSYGGNPCGFLLTTNDGKKIYTAQDTGLFGDMRLIGEEGLEVAVLPIGDNYTMGPDDALRAVKMLQPKTVLPIHYNTFELLNQDAQAWKKRVEGETGARVVVLKPGESFEF, encoded by the coding sequence ATGAACAAACTGACCTGGTACGGCCACGCCACCCTCGGCCTTGAGACCGGCGGGCACCAACTGGTGATCGACCCCTTTTTCACCGGCAACCCGGCCGCCTCGGCCAGCGCGGAGCAGGTCTCCCCCGACTTCATCCTGGTCAGCCACGGCCACGGCGACCACGTCGGCGACGCCCTCGCCATCGCCCAGCGCACCGGCGCGCTGGTGATCAGCAACCACGAGATCGTCACCTGGCTCGGCAAGCAGGGGCTCAAGAAGGTCCACGGCCAGCACCTCGGCGGCGGTCACCGCCACCCCTTCGGCTACCTCAAGCTGACCCTCGCCCTGCACGGCTCGATGCTCCCCGACGGCTCCTACGGCGGCAACCCCTGCGGCTTTCTGCTGACCACCAACGATGGCAAGAAGATCTACACCGCCCAGGACACCGGGCTGTTCGGCGACATGCGGCTGATCGGCGAGGAGGGGCTCGAGGTGGCGGTGCTCCCCATCGGCGACAACTACACCATGGGCCCCGACGACGCCCTGCGGGCGGTGAAGATGCTGCAGCCCAAGACGGTCCTCCCGATCCATTACAACACCTTCGAGCTGCTCAACCAGGACGCCCAGGCGTGGAAGAAACGGGTTGAGGGCGAGACCGGGGCTCGGGTGGTGGTGTTGAAACCGGGGGAGAGTTTCGAGTTTTAG
- the msrA gene encoding peptide-methionine (S)-S-oxide reductase MsrA — MKIAKLLFPLTLSLVFAANAQAAKTVLAGGCFWCMEADFEKLAGVTDVVSGFTGGTLKNPTYNGNHQGHYEAVEITYDPQKVSYRQLLDYYWVHIDPFDAGGQFCDRGHSYLSAIFVANDSEREIAEASKSEVAAKFPDRKVVTPILDASTFYPIAGEESYHQDYYKKNPVRYKLYRWNCGRDQRLQEIWGDKAAH; from the coding sequence ATGAAAATCGCCAAGCTCCTTTTCCCGTTGACCCTTTCGCTGGTGTTCGCCGCCAACGCCCAGGCCGCCAAAACCGTTCTGGCCGGGGGGTGCTTCTGGTGCATGGAGGCGGATTTCGAAAAACTCGCCGGAGTGACCGACGTGGTCTCGGGCTTTACCGGCGGCACGCTGAAAAACCCGACCTACAACGGCAACCATCAAGGGCACTATGAGGCGGTGGAGATCACCTACGACCCGCAGAAAGTGAGCTACCGGCAGCTGCTCGACTACTACTGGGTGCATATCGACCCCTTCGACGCCGGCGGGCAGTTCTGCGATCGCGGACACAGCTACCTCAGCGCCATCTTCGTCGCCAACGACTCCGAAAGGGAGATCGCCGAGGCCTCGAAAAGCGAGGTGGCGGCGAAGTTCCCCGATCGGAAAGTGGTCACGCCGATCCTCGATGCCTCGACCTTCTACCCGATAGCCGGCGAGGAAAGCTACCATCAGGATTATTACAAGAAGAACCCGGTCCGCTACAAACTCTACCGCTGGAACTGCGGACGCGACCAGCGGCTCCAGGAGATCTGGGGCGACAAGGCCGCCCATTAG
- a CDS encoding site-2 protease family protein, which yields MQENRPEYSSEFPPASLELEGETRPYSPDGPTSPPTAPQPRVGGGLRRFGYLGLLLVFVFSKLKYLGLLLQVGKFKTFISMLVSIWAYAMFWGWSFAAGFVALIFIHEMGHVLALRLMGVPASAPMFIPFVGAHIVMKQMPKNAYVEAVGAYGGPLLGTLGAIGCVGIGSVTGNLFWYALASSGFLLNLFNLLPISPLDGGRIIGVISPKLWVLGLAGAVGLFYLTWSPIIALILILGSYQVYTAFKQSNAERARYYAVPLGKRIAMGAAFLLLLAATSIGMLLMQIPLQGL from the coding sequence ATGCAAGAAAATCGTCCAGAGTATTCGTCCGAATTTCCGCCGGCCTCCCTTGAACTTGAGGGGGAAACCCGGCCCTATTCACCGGATGGCCCCACCTCGCCTCCGACGGCCCCCCAGCCCCGAGTTGGCGGGGGACTGCGCCGCTTCGGCTATCTCGGCCTGCTGCTGGTTTTCGTTTTCAGCAAGCTCAAGTACCTTGGCCTGCTGCTGCAGGTCGGCAAATTCAAAACCTTCATCAGCATGCTGGTCAGCATCTGGGCCTACGCCATGTTCTGGGGCTGGTCCTTCGCGGCGGGGTTCGTGGCGCTGATCTTCATCCACGAGATGGGGCACGTGCTGGCCCTGCGTCTGATGGGGGTGCCCGCCTCGGCCCCCATGTTCATCCCTTTCGTGGGGGCGCACATCGTCATGAAGCAGATGCCCAAAAACGCCTACGTCGAGGCGGTGGGCGCCTACGGCGGACCGCTGCTCGGCACCCTGGGGGCCATCGGCTGCGTCGGCATCGGCAGCGTCACCGGAAACCTGTTCTGGTACGCCCTGGCCTCGAGCGGTTTTCTGCTCAACCTGTTCAACCTGCTGCCCATCTCGCCCCTGGATGGCGGGCGGATCATCGGCGTCATCAGCCCCAAGCTCTGGGTGCTGGGGCTGGCGGGGGCGGTCGGGCTCTTCTACCTGACCTGGTCGCCGATCATCGCCCTGATCCTGATCCTCGGCAGCTACCAGGTCTATACCGCGTTCAAGCAGTCCAACGCCGAGCGTGCGCGTTACTACGCCGTCCCCCTGGGCAAGCGCATCGCCATGGGGGCGGCCTTTCTGCTGCTGCTGGCGGCCACCTCCATCGGCATGCTGCTGATGCAGATCCCCCTGCAGGGCCTCTGA
- a CDS encoding class I SAM-dependent methyltransferase → MSEPSWYFHAELARQILQAMTRGLPSVEISVDLNISRTSLPLDSEGLILGADNRLNKAELEWIAGRENRIFCLEQGRLEVLEARGEGYYKLVPTEGAPLLEISGVKMHISKGIDPFESAGQMAAQVVKKGSRVLDTCSGLGYAASAALRLGAREVVSVEKSTTVMALRARNPWSRGIFGANIQLVHADIDDYIRGLAAESFDVVIHDPPRFSLAGELYGERFYREIHRVLKRRGALFHYTGNPYLAKRGGSFMDQAARRLKEAGFAKVVPVVALMGLSALK, encoded by the coding sequence ATGAGCGAGCCAAGCTGGTATTTCCACGCCGAGCTGGCCCGCCAGATTCTCCAGGCCATGACCCGGGGTCTGCCGAGTGTCGAGATTTCCGTCGACTTGAACATCTCCCGGACCAGCTTGCCCCTCGATTCCGAGGGGCTTATTCTCGGTGCCGATAACCGCCTGAACAAAGCGGAGCTGGAGTGGATTGCGGGCCGGGAAAACCGGATCTTCTGCCTCGAACAGGGCCGCCTCGAGGTGCTCGAGGCCCGGGGCGAGGGGTATTACAAGCTGGTTCCCACCGAGGGGGCGCCGCTGCTGGAGATCAGCGGGGTGAAGATGCACATCTCCAAGGGGATCGACCCCTTCGAGAGCGCCGGGCAGATGGCCGCGCAGGTGGTGAAAAAGGGGAGCCGGGTGCTGGATACCTGCAGCGGGCTCGGTTACGCGGCCTCGGCGGCGCTCCGGCTCGGCGCCCGCGAGGTGGTTTCGGTGGAGAAGAGCACCACGGTGATGGCGCTGCGCGCGAGAAACCCCTGGTCGCGGGGGATCTTCGGCGCCAACATCCAGCTGGTTCACGCTGATATCGACGATTACATCCGCGGCCTCGCGGCCGAATCCTTCGATGTAGTGATCCACGATCCGCCCCGCTTCTCCCTCGCCGGGGAGCTCTACGGCGAGCGTTTCTACCGGGAAATCCACCGGGTGCTGAAGCGCCGCGGCGCGCTGTTCCATTACACGGGCAACCCGTATCTGGCCAAACGCGGCGGCAGCTTCATGGACCAGGCCGCCAGGCGGCTCAAGGAGGCCGGTTTCGCCAAGGTGGTCCCAGTCGTAGCATTGATGGGGCTCAGCGCCCTGAAATAA
- a CDS encoding DUF3862 domain-containing protein — MLKAIRLIAILGLLALLIGCSRLTVENFKKIKTGAEYDEVVQILGRPDSCSEALFVRSCVWGDEQKNITVGFMNDKVIIATSNNIR; from the coding sequence ATGCTCAAAGCCATCCGTCTGATCGCCATCCTCGGTCTGCTGGCCTTGCTCATCGGCTGCAGCCGGCTGACCGTCGAGAACTTCAAAAAGATCAAAACCGGCGCCGAGTACGATGAGGTGGTACAGATCCTCGGCAGGCCCGACAGCTGCTCCGAGGCGCTGTTCGTCCGCAGCTGCGTCTGGGGCGACGAACAGAAAAACATAACCGTCGGGTTCATGAACGACAAGGTGATCATCGCCACCAGCAATAACATCCGCTGA
- the ric gene encoding iron-sulfur cluster repair di-iron protein, with protein MNDSTSARMIPSAQTTVGAVVADDFRTARVFEAHGIDFCCGGKVALGAICREQGLDLGELLREIAGAKSAAVGSSQNYAAWALPFLADYIVNTHHVYLNENTGQIAAYASKIAQVHGAHHPEVIEIAAIFAKIATDMAAHLREEEEVLFPAIKRIDASTRAGHAPEAADVATIQASLVKLDQEHQEIGDAVHAIRDLAKGYGVPEGVCNTFAVTYQKLREFEDDLHKHVHLENNILFPKAARLGCADKRCPPSGPARRRP; from the coding sequence ATGAACGATTCAACGAGTGCACGCATGATCCCTTCGGCGCAGACCACGGTCGGCGCGGTTGTTGCCGACGACTTCCGGACCGCCAGGGTCTTCGAGGCCCACGGCATCGATTTCTGCTGCGGTGGCAAGGTTGCCCTCGGCGCCATCTGCCGGGAGCAGGGGCTCGACCTGGGCGAGTTGCTGCGGGAGATTGCCGGGGCGAAAAGCGCCGCCGTCGGCAGCAGCCAGAACTACGCAGCCTGGGCACTGCCGTTTCTCGCCGATTACATCGTCAACACCCACCACGTCTATCTTAACGAGAATACCGGACAGATCGCGGCCTACGCCAGCAAGATCGCCCAGGTCCATGGCGCCCACCATCCCGAGGTGATCGAGATCGCGGCCATATTCGCCAAGATCGCCACGGACATGGCGGCCCACCTGCGCGAGGAGGAAGAAGTGCTCTTCCCGGCAATCAAGCGGATTGACGCCTCCACCAGGGCCGGCCATGCGCCGGAGGCTGCCGATGTGGCGACGATTCAGGCCTCGCTGGTTAAGCTCGACCAGGAACACCAGGAAATCGGCGACGCCGTCCATGCCATCCGCGACCTCGCCAAGGGGTATGGAGTACCGGAGGGTGTCTGCAACACCTTCGCGGTCACCTACCAGAAGCTGCGCGAGTTCGAGGACGATCTGCACAAACACGTCCACCTCGAAAACAACATTCTCTTCCCCAAGGCGGCCAGGCTCGGCTGCGCGGATAAACGCTGTCCGCCGTCAGGGCCGGCGCGGCGCCGGCCCTGA
- the tsaA gene encoding tRNA (N6-threonylcarbamoyladenosine(37)-N6)-methyltransferase TrmO: MTQDTPFTFRPIGILRSPYARRIDAPHQGTVVEGTATGEVATATLELQDWLDEQVIQDLEGFDRLWLIFAFHLSEGWKSRVKPPRGGPKRGVLATRAPHRPNPIGLSAVELVKVEAKTLHLRGVDLLDGTPVLDIKPYVPYADAFPGARAGWVDELDARLGRNFAPGLRKPR; this comes from the coding sequence ATGACCCAGGACACCCCATTCACCTTTCGCCCCATCGGCATTCTGCGCTCCCCCTATGCCCGGCGCATCGACGCTCCCCACCAGGGCACGGTGGTGGAAGGCACGGCGACCGGGGAGGTGGCGACCGCCACCCTGGAGCTGCAGGACTGGCTCGACGAGCAGGTCATCCAGGACCTGGAGGGCTTCGACAGGCTCTGGCTGATCTTCGCCTTTCACCTGAGCGAGGGGTGGAAAAGCCGCGTCAAGCCGCCCCGGGGCGGACCGAAGCGGGGCGTTCTCGCCACCCGCGCCCCCCATCGCCCCAACCCCATCGGCCTGTCGGCGGTGGAGCTGGTCAAGGTGGAGGCCAAGACCCTGCACCTGCGAGGGGTGGACCTGCTGGACGGCACGCCGGTTCTGGATATCAAACCCTACGTCCCCTACGCCGACGCCTTTCCCGGCGCCAGGGCCGGCTGGGTCGATGAGCTGGATGCCAGGCTGGGGCGCAATTTCGCGCCGGGGTTGCGAAAGCCCCGGTAG
- a CDS encoding threonyl-tRNA synthetase editing domain-containing protein: protein MKLLMIYSDRFAWRTAEKGLESAAELSEERSLENVLVGWIHAEAQDEADPGKVETKLVKNLKWGARKNETTRILLHSFSHLAETKAAPEFTRALLERTEARLQAAGYQTWQTPFGYFHDLELAAPGKSAARIFASF, encoded by the coding sequence ATGAAACTGCTGATGATCTACAGCGACCGCTTCGCCTGGCGCACCGCCGAGAAGGGGCTGGAGAGCGCCGCGGAATTGAGCGAGGAACGCAGCCTCGAGAACGTGCTGGTGGGGTGGATCCATGCCGAGGCCCAGGACGAGGCGGACCCGGGCAAGGTCGAGACCAAGCTGGTAAAAAACCTCAAGTGGGGCGCGCGCAAGAACGAGACCACCCGCATCCTGCTCCACTCTTTCTCCCACCTGGCCGAAACCAAGGCCGCGCCCGAGTTCACCAGGGCCCTGCTCGAGCGCACCGAGGCCCGCCTGCAGGCCGCCGGCTACCAGACCTGGCAGACCCCCTTCGGCTATTTCCACGACCTCGAACTGGCGGCGCCGGGTAAATCCGCCGCACGCATTTTTGCCAGCTTCTAA
- a CDS encoding sensor domain-containing diguanylate cyclase, giving the protein MKPNRIVLWICLLLVGGFLVTSLASYFVSRASLRREIDQNTLPLTSDNIYSEIQRDLLRPIFISSLMAHDTFLRDWILDGEQEPERISRYLKEIQSKYDTVTSFFVSEKSRIYYHSNGILKKVDPAEERDRWYFRVREMAAEHEINVDPDMANRDAMTIFINHKVYDYAGNYLGATGVGLTVSAVKALIESYRQRFNRDIFFVDPQGKLTLSSTAFAGKGQSLQQIPGLAPLAETILGGDSLALNYQRDGRTVHLNTRYIKEFDWILLVEQDEGRALSKINHALMFNLGICALVTLVVLLITYRALASYQRRLEDWAATDKLTGAYNRKGIDSFFDQTRADCQRSGSAISVILFDLDHFKRVNDHHGHQAGDAVLQEVARRVRAEVRESDLFFRWGGEEFLLLLKGCPLESALELAEKVRAAIGTPPLSYEGQKIPMTASFGVAEFLGGEDLDSLTRRVDQALYQAKAKGRNRVESSPDQPRMPAAAQVGIAAQG; this is encoded by the coding sequence ATGAAACCCAATCGAATCGTGCTGTGGATCTGCCTGCTTCTGGTTGGCGGTTTTCTGGTGACCAGCCTGGCGAGCTACTTCGTCTCCCGGGCGTCGCTGCGCCGGGAGATCGACCAGAACACCCTGCCGCTGACCAGCGACAACATCTACTCGGAGATCCAGCGCGATCTGCTGCGCCCCATCTTCATCTCCTCGCTCATGGCCCACGACACCTTTTTGCGCGACTGGATCCTCGACGGCGAGCAGGAGCCCGAGCGCATCAGCCGCTACCTCAAGGAAATCCAGAGCAAATACGACACGGTCACCAGCTTTTTCGTTTCCGAGAAAAGCCGGATCTACTATCACTCCAACGGCATCCTGAAAAAGGTCGATCCTGCAGAAGAGCGCGACCGGTGGTATTTCCGGGTCAGGGAAATGGCCGCCGAGCACGAGATCAACGTCGACCCGGACATGGCCAACCGGGACGCCATGACCATCTTCATCAACCATAAGGTCTACGACTACGCGGGCAATTACCTCGGCGCCACGGGGGTCGGGCTGACGGTGAGCGCGGTCAAGGCCCTGATCGAAAGCTACCGCCAGCGCTTCAACCGCGACATCTTCTTCGTCGATCCCCAGGGGAAGCTCACCCTGAGCAGCACGGCCTTCGCCGGCAAGGGGCAGAGCCTGCAGCAGATCCCCGGCCTCGCGCCGCTGGCCGAGACCATCCTCGGGGGCGACTCCCTGGCCCTCAATTACCAGCGGGACGGCCGGACCGTTCACCTGAACACGCGCTACATCAAGGAGTTCGACTGGATCCTGCTGGTTGAGCAGGACGAGGGGCGGGCCCTGAGCAAGATCAATCACGCCCTGATGTTCAACCTCGGGATCTGCGCCCTGGTCACCCTGGTGGTGCTGCTGATCACCTACCGGGCCCTGGCCTCCTACCAGCGCCGGCTCGAGGATTGGGCCGCCACCGACAAGCTTACCGGGGCCTACAACCGCAAGGGGATCGACTCCTTCTTCGACCAGACCCGGGCCGACTGTCAGCGCAGCGGCTCGGCCATTTCAGTGATCCTTTTCGACCTCGACCATTTCAAGCGGGTCAATGACCACCATGGGCACCAGGCAGGGGACGCGGTCCTGCAGGAGGTGGCCAGGCGGGTGAGAGCCGAGGTGCGCGAATCGGATCTCTTTTTCCGCTGGGGGGGAGAGGAGTTCCTGCTGCTGCTCAAGGGGTGTCCCCTGGAAAGCGCCCTGGAACTGGCCGAAAAGGTCCGCGCGGCCATCGGCACCCCCCCGCTGAGCTACGAAGGGCAAAAGATCCCCATGACGGCGAGCTTCGGGGTGGCCGAGTTCCTGGGCGGCGAGGATCTTGATTCGTTGACCCGGCGGGTGGACCAGGCCCTTTACCAGGCCAAGGCCAAGGGGCGCAACCGCGTGGAGAGTTCCCCCGATCAGCCCCGGATGCCAGCCGCGGCCCAGGTCGGGATAGCGGCCCAAGGCTAA